In the Candidatus Melainabacteria bacterium genome, one interval contains:
- a CDS encoding S8 family peptidase has product MADEFPLLRAQMRTSRHPFRNPKAGRGKKLALPPIDADSHQEFLQSKLSALLLKVSQRTLDSRLQDATREILQVVPRDGLTIPAASLSDKDEDVRLVSQDETTGVVLIDAPNAQLEFLKKKLKDYIDPNKLTKKNNRKNEPLIVPIMDIDLAGVKERSNDELRLLIDEASSTEPMWLEIACRGGHRCAPQDSINSKNQIQTAIEVLGIETIVEEFEAAERIWFFLKLSISELLLLTELVDCVYEIDLASSEVRDLVTLKELDDQSALKNLNRFSVSKPAKLAPAVVLVDTGIASNHPMLKDFVLTTSSALPEDASPIDTNGHGTSMAGLSLYRDMGGAIRQNSVIGEHWLQSVKIFNQRGIGSNSEKNRHYWPQLAVEAVDLAEKSDEEERPRVFVTTVTAPIKAPGETSWSTAINQLCYNNGLGRLFIVSIGNAPTDRVPHVHGYPQTNLGEKIDDPAQSVNALTVGALTHKTKVPVKDYPGHKSVAQTGEVSPHSRCGYPQHPIKPELVLEGGNVAFDGKVPDPMVPTLTQISTGRNFTRTPIVLMHGTSAAAANAAFFAANLRRTHPHLKAETIRALMVHSAEWSETMMAQAPVKDDRLALFGYGEPNFQYAERCARERATVVIEGSMPNAFLDKDKMTCSPFFEPVKKLDSFTW; this is encoded by the coding sequence GTGGCTGACGAATTTCCATTATTGCGTGCACAGATGCGAACGAGTCGACACCCTTTTCGTAACCCGAAAGCCGGCCGCGGTAAAAAACTTGCATTACCTCCTATAGATGCTGATAGCCATCAAGAATTTCTACAATCAAAACTATCTGCACTCCTACTCAAAGTGTCTCAGCGTACTTTGGATAGTCGATTACAGGATGCAACTCGCGAAATCTTGCAAGTTGTGCCTCGCGATGGATTGACTATACCGGCGGCATCACTTTCGGATAAAGATGAAGATGTGCGTCTTGTGTCTCAAGACGAGACAACCGGTGTTGTGCTTATAGATGCTCCAAATGCTCAATTGGAATTTTTGAAAAAAAAATTGAAAGACTACATAGACCCAAATAAGCTAACCAAAAAAAACAATCGAAAAAATGAACCTTTGATTGTTCCAATTATGGACATTGACTTGGCTGGAGTCAAAGAACGATCAAATGACGAATTACGGCTCCTGATTGACGAGGCATCCTCTACTGAGCCCATGTGGCTTGAGATTGCATGCAGGGGGGGACACCGATGTGCGCCTCAAGATTCAATAAATTCGAAAAATCAAATACAAACTGCCATAGAGGTCCTTGGCATAGAAACTATTGTTGAAGAATTTGAAGCAGCAGAACGAATATGGTTCTTTCTAAAACTTAGCATCTCAGAACTGTTGTTGTTAACGGAACTTGTCGATTGTGTTTATGAAATAGATTTGGCGTCATCAGAGGTACGCGATCTCGTAACGCTTAAAGAGCTAGACGATCAATCAGCACTAAAGAATTTAAATCGTTTTTCTGTCAGCAAACCAGCGAAATTGGCACCGGCTGTAGTGCTTGTAGACACTGGCATTGCAAGTAATCACCCAATGTTAAAGGACTTTGTGTTGACGACGTCATCCGCACTGCCTGAAGATGCTTCGCCGATAGACACCAATGGCCATGGCACTTCGATGGCTGGCTTATCCTTGTATCGAGACATGGGCGGTGCAATCCGTCAAAATTCCGTAATTGGAGAGCATTGGCTACAATCAGTCAAAATTTTCAATCAGCGCGGGATTGGCAGCAACAGTGAAAAGAACCGACATTATTGGCCTCAACTTGCGGTAGAAGCTGTGGACCTAGCTGAAAAATCAGATGAGGAGGAGCGTCCTCGCGTGTTCGTAACGACCGTAACAGCGCCAATAAAAGCTCCAGGCGAAACATCCTGGAGCACAGCAATTAATCAGCTATGTTACAACAATGGGCTAGGTCGTTTATTCATCGTTTCTATTGGAAATGCACCAACTGACAGGGTTCCCCATGTCCATGGTTATCCACAAACTAATTTGGGTGAAAAGATAGATGATCCAGCCCAATCAGTTAACGCACTAACTGTAGGCGCTCTGACTCACAAGACAAAAGTTCCAGTGAAAGACTATCCTGGGCACAAATCTGTGGCCCAGACAGGAGAAGTTTCACCACACTCAAGATGCGGTTATCCGCAGCATCCAATCAAACCAGAGTTAGTGCTTGAAGGGGGCAATGTTGCTTTTGATGGAAAAGTTCCTGACCCGATGGTTCCCACGTTGACCCAAATTAGCACAGGGCGAAATTTTACTCGTACACCAATAGTATTGATGCATGGGACGAGCGCTGCGGCTGCTAATGCCGCGTTTTTCGCTGCGAATCTTCGTCGAACCCACCCACATCTGAAAGCCGAGACTATTCGAGCGTTGATGGTTCATTCTGCAGAATGGTCTGAAACGATGATGGCGCAAGCGCCCGTCAAAGACGACCGTCTAGCACTTTTTGGATATGGTGAGCCGAATTTTCAATACGCTGAAAGATGTGCTAGAGAACGAGCCACCGTTGTGATAGAGGGCAGCATGCCAAACGCATTTTTAGACAAAGACAAAATGACCTGCTCCCCTTTTTTCGAACCAGTCAAAAAGTTAGACAGCTTTACTTGGTAG
- a CDS encoding tyrosinase family protein, which yields MVECKKAASISADEFFSGYLNRGARSADLHFRKIRSDTTTAISLRRVVLRTRTSIVALTPDEFKVYYERFAELQTISDSRGFNHIAGFHGVPGEWCHQQFPYDTFLPWHRAYLYWLELHFLDGSAFETDFKTLALSYWDWTSQDSHREGIPSRFLLPDTYSLSKSRIKSISGANASGPQDRDSVRNPLKPEELPSLADVLKYLNEPDFLAFSNKLETGAHNNVHGWIGGDMAQVAYAAYDPIFYAHHCMIDKIWHVWQNKHGNSTVPNSILDTVLAPFPMTVRDTLDIKKLGYNYPNDL from the coding sequence ATGGTGGAATGTAAGAAAGCAGCTTCAATTTCAGCAGATGAATTTTTCTCTGGTTATCTCAATCGAGGTGCCAGAAGTGCCGATTTACACTTTCGTAAAATCCGCTCTGATACCACTACCGCTATCAGTTTAAGGAGAGTTGTTTTGCGTACAAGAACGTCTATCGTCGCTTTGACCCCTGATGAGTTCAAAGTTTACTATGAACGCTTTGCTGAATTGCAGACAATTAGCGATAGTCGAGGCTTTAATCACATAGCCGGTTTCCACGGTGTTCCAGGAGAATGGTGCCACCAACAATTTCCCTACGATACATTCTTGCCGTGGCATAGAGCATATCTCTATTGGTTGGAGCTTCACTTTCTTGATGGATCTGCTTTTGAAACTGATTTTAAAACACTAGCCTTGAGCTACTGGGACTGGACCAGCCAAGACTCACATAGAGAGGGCATTCCATCGCGTTTTCTCTTGCCTGATACATATAGTTTGTCAAAATCACGCATAAAATCGATATCCGGAGCAAACGCTTCAGGACCTCAAGATCGAGATTCGGTTCGCAATCCCCTTAAGCCCGAAGAGCTTCCCTCGCTTGCAGATGTCCTTAAGTACTTAAATGAACCAGATTTTCTAGCCTTTTCCAATAAGCTAGAGACCGGTGCGCACAATAACGTACACGGATGGATTGGTGGTGATATGGCGCAAGTCGCGTACGCCGCCTACGATCCAATCTTCTATGCCCATCACTGCATGATCGACAAAATTTGGCATGTTTGGCAGAATAAGCACGGTAACTCAACCGTTCCAAATTCAATTCTGGATACGGTTTTAGCACCTTTCCCGATGACCGTGCGAGATACGCTCGACATTAAAAAGTTAGGGTACAATTATCCTAATGATTTGTGA
- a CDS encoding ATP-binding protein, with protein sequence MRGSLLRKLLQAYAEGDRAEFEKAAMQLASSEKEAGHVRLAEELRNIIAKITPEVPIAGRRVVDLAQPREELAGLLDGGYSEEKLKDIVLTDEMKNVLMRVLRENKARTDLESWGVGATRKLLFFGNPGCGKTLAANVLAGELGLPILTVRLDGLFSRFLGATANHLKVIFEEMNSRPAVYLFDEFDALGKTRDDSHDIGELRRVVTSFLQLMDADRSNSLIVAATNNGDSLDKALLRRFDRHVEFPLPTLAQVAKLIALRLAIFEISEDLAMRCAQVASGMSFADCARACDDSIRTMALEKRRTLSESDLLESFHNLKIRLVKN encoded by the coding sequence ATGCGCGGTTCACTATTACGAAAACTTCTGCAAGCTTACGCAGAAGGAGACCGAGCCGAATTTGAAAAGGCCGCTATGCAATTAGCTTCCAGTGAAAAGGAGGCTGGCCACGTTAGACTGGCGGAAGAGCTCCGCAACATTATTGCCAAAATAACGCCAGAGGTTCCCATTGCTGGAAGACGCGTAGTCGATCTGGCTCAACCTCGAGAAGAGCTGGCTGGACTTCTAGACGGTGGTTATAGCGAGGAAAAACTAAAGGACATCGTTCTGACGGATGAAATGAAAAATGTCCTGATGCGTGTTCTTCGAGAGAATAAGGCTCGTACGGACCTCGAAAGCTGGGGCGTAGGAGCGACCCGCAAATTGCTTTTTTTTGGCAACCCAGGATGCGGTAAAACGCTTGCTGCAAATGTCTTGGCCGGTGAACTAGGATTACCGATATTAACGGTGCGACTAGACGGACTATTTTCTCGCTTCCTTGGTGCTACGGCTAATCATTTGAAAGTAATTTTTGAGGAAATGAATTCCCGACCGGCCGTGTACTTATTCGATGAATTTGATGCTTTGGGCAAAACCCGTGATGATTCGCATGATATTGGAGAATTGAGGCGGGTAGTCACCTCATTTTTGCAACTAATGGATGCGGATAGGAGTAACAGCTTAATCGTAGCAGCCACTAACAATGGTGACTCTCTAGACAAAGCGTTACTCCGACGCTTTGACAGACACGTGGAATTTCCACTTCCTACACTCGCTCAGGTTGCTAAATTGATAGCACTTCGGCTGGCTATTTTTGAGATTTCGGAAGACTTAGCAATGCGTTGTGCACAAGTGGCATCGGGCATGTCATTTGCAGATTGTGCACGGGCTTGTGATGACTCCATACGGACGATGGCGTTAGAAAAACGTAGAACATTGTCAGAGAGCGATCTATTGGAGTCATTTCACAATCTGAAAATCAGACTAGTCAAAAATTAG
- a CDS encoding phosphoketolase family protein: MTATREDAQVTMSGPLSSDELNKMNAYWRAANYLSVGQIYLMDNPLLKEPLQLKHVKPRLLGHWGTTPGLNMIYVHMNRLIKKHDLNAIYITGPGHGGPGLVANTYLEGTYSEYYPLISEDEHGMKALFKQFSFPGGIPSHVAPETPGSIHEGGELGYALVHAFGAAFDNPDLFVCCVIGDGEAETGPLAASWHSNKFLNPARDGIVLPILHLNGYKIAGPTVLARMDDDELTQLFNGYGYKPYFVEGDEPAAVHQIMAKTLDAIYGDIQKIQKDARENGVTERPRYPMIVMRTPKGWTGPKEVDGIPVEGTFRAHQVPLSGLAKNPEHLKQLEEWMLSYKPQELFDESGKFREEYAELAPRGDRRMGANPHANGGVLLRELKFPDFRQYAVKVDKPATVDGEATRVMGAFLRDIIKLNPTNFRLMGPDETASNRLGDVFEVTNRMSYNQILPTDDHVSRDGRVMEVLSEHLCQGWLEGYLLTGRHGFFSCYEAFIHIIDSMFNQHAKWLKVTKDIGWRRPIASLNYLLTSHVWRQDHNGFSHQDPGFIDHCINKKASVIRVYLPPDANTLLSVTDHALRSRDYVNIIVAGKQPGLQYLDMDAAIKHCAAGLSIWDWASSDQGSEPDVVMACAGDIPTLETLAAVSILRELVPTLKIRFVNVVNLMKLQPTNEHPHGMDEFEFNSIFTEDKPVIFAYHGYPWLIHRLTYRRKNHHNIHVRGYKEEGTTTTPFDMVVLNEMDRFNLASDVFERVPSLKYEAARGKQYLRNKLMDHKNYIKTHGEDMPEIRDWKWPY; encoded by the coding sequence ATGACAGCTACTCGCGAAGATGCCCAGGTTACTATGTCCGGACCGCTCTCGAGCGACGAACTCAATAAGATGAATGCCTATTGGCGCGCTGCCAATTATTTGTCTGTCGGTCAGATTTATTTGATGGACAATCCGCTGCTCAAAGAGCCGCTGCAGCTCAAGCATGTGAAGCCGCGTTTGCTCGGGCACTGGGGCACCACCCCTGGTCTCAACATGATTTACGTGCACATGAATCGCCTCATCAAAAAGCATGATTTGAACGCGATTTACATCACCGGTCCTGGTCACGGTGGTCCCGGTCTCGTCGCCAACACTTATCTGGAAGGAACGTACAGCGAGTACTATCCGCTCATCAGCGAGGATGAGCACGGCATGAAAGCGCTGTTCAAGCAGTTTTCGTTCCCGGGCGGAATTCCCAGCCACGTCGCGCCGGAGACTCCTGGCTCGATCCATGAAGGCGGCGAGCTCGGATACGCGCTCGTCCACGCATTCGGAGCCGCTTTCGATAATCCCGATTTGTTTGTTTGCTGCGTCATTGGCGATGGCGAGGCAGAAACCGGACCGCTCGCCGCCAGTTGGCATTCCAACAAGTTTTTGAATCCGGCGCGGGACGGCATCGTTTTGCCGATTCTGCATTTGAATGGATACAAAATCGCCGGACCAACCGTGCTCGCTCGCATGGATGACGACGAGCTCACCCAGCTCTTCAACGGATACGGATACAAGCCATATTTTGTGGAAGGTGACGAGCCCGCCGCCGTGCATCAGATTATGGCGAAGACGCTTGACGCCATATATGGTGACATCCAGAAAATCCAGAAGGATGCGCGCGAAAACGGCGTCACTGAGCGCCCGCGGTATCCGATGATTGTCATGCGCACGCCCAAAGGATGGACTGGTCCGAAGGAAGTCGATGGCATTCCGGTCGAAGGCACATTCCGCGCGCACCAGGTGCCGCTCAGTGGATTGGCGAAAAATCCAGAGCATTTGAAGCAGTTGGAAGAGTGGATGCTCAGCTATAAGCCGCAAGAACTTTTCGATGAATCTGGAAAGTTCCGCGAGGAATATGCCGAACTCGCACCCAGAGGCGATCGCAGAATGGGAGCCAATCCGCATGCTAACGGTGGCGTGTTGCTGCGCGAATTGAAGTTTCCTGATTTTCGTCAATATGCAGTAAAGGTTGATAAGCCTGCCACCGTGGATGGTGAAGCAACTCGCGTCATGGGCGCATTCCTCCGCGACATCATTAAGCTGAATCCGACAAACTTCAGATTGATGGGACCGGACGAAACTGCATCCAATCGTCTCGGCGACGTGTTCGAAGTCACCAATCGCATGTCCTACAACCAGATTCTTCCCACTGACGATCACGTCAGCCGCGACGGTCGCGTCATGGAAGTCTTGAGCGAACATCTCTGCCAGGGCTGGTTGGAAGGATACTTGCTCACCGGGCGCCACGGATTTTTCTCATGCTATGAAGCATTTATCCACATCATCGATTCGATGTTCAACCAGCATGCGAAATGGCTGAAAGTGACGAAAGACATCGGATGGCGCCGCCCGATCGCGTCGCTCAACTATCTGCTCACTTCGCACGTATGGCGCCAGGACCACAATGGCTTCAGCCATCAAGACCCCGGTTTCATCGACCATTGCATCAACAAGAAGGCGAGTGTGATTCGTGTCTATCTGCCACCAGATGCGAATACTCTGCTCAGCGTTACCGACCACGCTCTGCGCTCGCGCGATTATGTCAACATCATCGTCGCCGGCAAGCAGCCCGGGCTTCAGTACCTGGATATGGATGCCGCCATCAAGCATTGCGCCGCTGGTCTATCCATCTGGGATTGGGCGAGTTCGGACCAGGGTTCCGAGCCTGATGTCGTCATGGCGTGCGCCGGTGATATCCCGACGCTCGAGACACTGGCGGCGGTATCAATCCTGCGCGAGCTTGTTCCGACGCTCAAAATCAGATTCGTCAATGTCGTCAATTTGATGAAGTTGCAGCCGACGAATGAGCATCCGCATGGGATGGACGAGTTCGAGTTCAATTCCATCTTCACTGAAGACAAGCCGGTCATCTTCGCTTATCACGGATATCCGTGGTTGATTCATCGACTCACGTATCGTCGCAAGAATCACCACAACATCCATGTGCGCGGATACAAAGAAGAAGGCACCACGACGACGCCGTTTGACATGGTCGTGCTGAACGAGATGGACCGATTCAATCTCGCCAGCGATGTCTTCGAGCGCGTGCCGAGTCTGAAGTATGAGGCGGCGCGCGGCAAGCAGTATCTGCGCAACAAGCTGATGGACCACAAGAACTACATCAAGACGCACGGCGAGGACATGCCCGAAATTCGCGATTGGAAATGGCCGTATTGA
- a CDS encoding serine/threonine protein kinase, translating to MSSASDGLRKIKAVLERDETVEQADLSLIGGKVCPACNRKYPKDSLSAVCTKDRTLLMIDREHLQVTTGVLNESRFARRYQIKRFVGEGDLTQVYLAHDMETWGEVLIKLIKPHMLGTPRRIRRFADALQETMSLQHPGIVKVLDSGIMAETKAAPPQVYVVVENLKTYKSLKTILHKTGPMAPYVVIETMLKACEILQYAFEQGWLHKDLKPSNIFISLEGEQVSVKISDFGVAERMFRSLEWETNATKTASIYGHAAYIAPEVAFGAGGGGSKTSADAGNSDEGAAGSGGSIGENTVASEIYSLGCIMYHVLKGMQPFEGNNDFDTLTQHMGKRPKPFADELKVPKELEAIIMKCLEKDSKGRYNGFGELAGALNTVT from the coding sequence ATGTCATCTGCATCTGACGGATTACGGAAAATAAAAGCGGTGCTCGAGCGCGACGAAACGGTGGAGCAAGCCGATTTGAGCCTCATCGGTGGAAAAGTTTGCCCAGCTTGCAATCGCAAGTATCCGAAGGATTCACTCAGCGCGGTGTGCACAAAAGATCGCACGCTGCTGATGATTGACCGTGAGCACCTGCAGGTAACCACCGGTGTTTTGAATGAAAGCCGTTTTGCCAGACGTTACCAGATCAAGAGATTCGTCGGAGAAGGCGACCTGACACAGGTCTATCTCGCGCATGATATGGAGACCTGGGGCGAAGTGTTGATCAAATTGATCAAGCCACACATGCTGGGAACACCACGGCGGATTCGTCGATTTGCCGATGCGCTGCAGGAGACAATGTCGCTGCAGCATCCAGGTATCGTGAAAGTTCTCGATTCAGGGATTATGGCGGAAACGAAAGCAGCACCGCCGCAGGTTTATGTTGTTGTCGAGAATTTGAAAACGTATAAAAGTCTGAAAACCATACTGCATAAGACCGGACCGATGGCACCGTATGTGGTGATTGAAACGATGTTGAAGGCGTGCGAAATTTTGCAGTATGCATTCGAGCAAGGATGGCTGCACAAAGATTTGAAACCTAGCAACATCTTTATTTCGCTGGAAGGCGAGCAGGTGTCGGTCAAAATCTCAGACTTCGGAGTTGCAGAACGAATGTTCCGCAGCCTGGAGTGGGAGACCAACGCGACGAAGACTGCGAGCATTTACGGCCACGCTGCTTATATAGCACCTGAAGTGGCATTCGGGGCGGGCGGAGGCGGAAGCAAGACCAGCGCGGACGCAGGAAACAGCGATGAGGGCGCTGCCGGAAGCGGCGGCAGCATCGGTGAAAACACCGTGGCGTCAGAAATATACTCACTCGGCTGCATCATGTATCACGTGCTGAAGGGCATGCAGCCGTTCGAGGGCAACAACGACTTTGACACACTAACTCAACACATGGGCAAACGGCCGAAACCATTTGCAGATGAGCTTAAGGTTCCAAAGGAACTCGAGGCGATTATCATGAAGTGCTTGGAGAAGGATTCCAAGGGTCGGTACAACGGCTTCGGTGAATTGGCGGGGGCGCTGAACACGGTCACGTGA
- a CDS encoding tetratricopeptide repeat protein, which translates to MEQEELRVNFRWGKSQLDLLKHVAQTMGISYQTYIKQALFKQCLNDLVNAPLTFEHVKAPLSFDQLSKPERERVVSQLLERGQVLYSIGKFELAVAVYSQCLKVDPHCRNAYYQRAKAYRHLNNHKEGLKDCNALIESFPDFGGGYHVRAHHYEAMGKYDKAFADYKRTAEFDSRWAYLALIQSASLHLHLGNTAQALANANEAITLDASDPDGYCFRANLYEKLGDQTSADADKAAALKLCSTSTS; encoded by the coding sequence ATGGAACAAGAGGAACTGAGAGTCAATTTCAGGTGGGGCAAATCCCAGCTCGACCTCTTGAAGCATGTCGCGCAGACGATGGGCATCTCCTATCAGACCTACATCAAGCAAGCCCTTTTCAAACAATGCTTGAATGATCTAGTCAATGCGCCGCTGACGTTTGAGCATGTGAAAGCGCCCCTATCATTCGATCAGTTGTCGAAGCCGGAGCGCGAGCGTGTCGTCAGTCAGCTTCTGGAACGTGGACAGGTGCTGTACAGCATTGGAAAGTTCGAGCTGGCAGTTGCAGTTTATTCGCAGTGTTTGAAGGTCGACCCGCACTGCCGAAACGCTTATTACCAGCGCGCCAAAGCCTATCGCCACTTGAATAATCACAAGGAAGGGCTAAAAGACTGCAATGCGTTGATCGAGAGTTTCCCCGATTTTGGCGGTGGATATCACGTGCGTGCGCATCACTACGAAGCTATGGGAAAGTATGACAAGGCTTTCGCTGACTACAAGAGAACCGCCGAATTCGACTCGCGATGGGCTTACCTGGCTTTGATCCAGAGCGCCAGTTTGCATCTGCATCTCGGGAATACGGCTCAGGCGTTGGCGAATGCCAATGAGGCGATCACCCTGGATGCTTCCGACCCGGATGGGTATTGCTTTAGAGCGAATTTGTACGAGAAATTGGGAGATCAAACCAGCGCAGATGCTGATAAGGCTGCTGCGCTGAAGCTTTGCTCTACTAGTACTTCTTAA
- a CDS encoding IS3 family transposase (programmed frameshift), with protein sequence MKKSRFSEEQIVAILKEVELGLSVSEVSRKYAISEQTFYNWRSKYGGMQVSDVKKMKALEEENATLKRILGQKELELTAVKAVLAKKLVTIPQKKEAAEIMIGTGYSERRTCDVLGLNRSTWRYEARPKNDDELRAEIRELAFKHRRFGYRRITAKIRKKKCVNPKKVYRIYTEEGLKVRRKKKKRLAHKRGPMTVPSSPNKRWSMDFMSDSLYDGRRFRTLNVVDDFTRECLSMEVDFSLPSARVTRTLERLFWCYGKPEQITCDNGPEFRSKHTQKWAEEQNVSLDYIEPGKPIQNAFVESFNGKARDECLSENWFTSLQEARDITEQWRVHYNTDRPHSSLNYRTPMEVRLSWKLPSKAV encoded by the exons ATGAAGAAAAGTCGTTTCTCAGAAGAACAAATTGTAGCTATCTTGAAAGAGGTTGAACTCGGATTAAGTGTTTCCGAGGTCTCGAGGAAGTACGCTATCTCGGAACAGACGTTCTACAACTGGCGCTCCAAGTACGGTGGCATGCAGGTTAGCGACGTCAAGAAGATGAAAGCCCTGGAAGAGGAGAACGCCACGCTGAAGCGCATCCTTGGACAAAAAGAACTAGAGCTTACCGCGGTGAAAGCGGTGCTCGCAAAAAAGT TGGTGACCATTCCGCAGAAAAAGGAAGCTGCGGAAATTATGATTGGCACCGGATACAGTGAGCGAAGGACCTGCGATGTGCTTGGTCTCAATCGTTCGACGTGGCGTTATGAAGCCAGGCCGAAGAACGATGACGAACTGCGCGCGGAAATTCGTGAGCTTGCGTTCAAGCATCGCCGTTTCGGCTATCGACGGATCACTGCAAAGATCCGCAAGAAAAAGTGCGTTAATCCGAAAAAGGTGTATCGAATCTACACCGAAGAAGGGCTGAAGGTGCGCAGAAAGAAGAAGAAACGTCTCGCGCACAAACGCGGGCCGATGACAGTTCCATCCAGCCCAAACAAACGCTGGTCGATGGACTTCATGAGCGACAGTCTCTACGACGGTCGGCGCTTCAGAACACTGAATGTCGTGGATGACTTTACTCGCGAGTGCCTCTCGATGGAGGTCGATTTCAGCCTACCGAGCGCTCGAGTGACCAGGACCTTAGAACGATTGTTTTGGTGCTATGGAAAGCCGGAGCAAATCACATGCGACAATGGGCCAGAATTTCGGAGCAAGCACACGCAGAAGTGGGCAGAGGAACAGAACGTCTCGCTCGATTACATCGAGCCCGGAAAGCCGATTCAGAATGCGTTTGTTGAATCTTTCAATGGAAAAGCTCGCGACGAATGCTTGAGCGAGAATTGGTTCACCAGCTTGCAAGAAGCGCGTGATATCACTGAACAATGGAGGGTACATTACAACACAGACAGACCGCACAGCTCTCTTAATTACCGAACGCCGATGGAGGTCAGGCTAAGTTGGAAGCTACCAAGTAAAGCTGTCTAA